A stretch of the Sulfurospirillum sp. UCH001 genome encodes the following:
- a CDS encoding arsenate reductase family protein has translation MVKVYGITTCGSVKKAIAFFKENVVPYAFVDLKSTQVSEAKLQEWLRAQPMSLLFNTKGTKFKTLGLSKEISDEEKKSWLLKEQLLFKRPIVECEDGTLLVGFDEEVYTKKFS, from the coding sequence ATGGTAAAAGTGTATGGCATTACAACATGTGGCAGTGTGAAAAAAGCAATTGCATTTTTTAAAGAGAACGTTGTTCCTTATGCCTTTGTTGATCTAAAAAGTACGCAAGTCAGTGAGGCAAAACTACAAGAGTGGCTGAGAGCTCAGCCGATGTCTCTTCTGTTCAACACCAAAGGAACAAAATTTAAAACATTAGGACTGAGCAAAGAGATCAGCGATGAAGAGAAAAAAAGCTGGCTTTTAAAAGAGCAATTACTCTTTAAACGTCCCATCGTCGAATGTGAAGATGGAACGCTTTTGGTTGGATTTGATGAAGAGGTTTACACCAAAAAGTTTAG